Genomic segment of Petrotoga miotherma DSM 10691:
TCAAAAGTTGAGACAGGTAAAATGCCGATTTGCCGAAATTCGGATTCCATTTTAATGATTTCTGGAAATATTCAAAGGCATTCTTATAGCTTTGTTCTGCTCTATTCTCGTATGATAACTGCATATTTTTATAATCTTCTATCTGTGTGTCTATCTGGTTTATACTTTGAGTTATCCTTTGAAAATTCACACTCCCTGGAGTGTAATTCATCAATTGTTTTTGAAGACTGGATTTTTGAGCTTCAAGTTGGCTTATAATATTTGGTATTTGACTTTCAGTAGCGTTAATAAGAGATACCATTGAATTGTATTCACGATTTCCTTTAACGAAAAAAGCTTCTGATGTAACTTCGTTTATTTTGTAATACGACGCCACTATTCCAACCAAAACTAAAGGAATAATCACAACCTGACTATTTTTGATATTAAAGCTTTTCACATGTGAATTGAACTGTTCTGATACAGCACTTGAGAGGATAAATACACTTAATATAAGGTTTGGATGCATGTGAAATGCAAACTCTGTGAATGCATGGATTGCCATGACTGCGGCGCTCCATCCAAATAAGGGGAATAAAAGGCTCTTGTTGTCATCATCTTTTTCAAGTTTTAGAACTTTAAAATATATCACCATTAAACTTACGAGCATTAACAATATTGAAGAAAAACCTAAAATACCTGTCTCTCCCAACACTTGTAGATAATCGTTGTGAGCTCTTTTGAAGTTATTCCATGCATATAAAAATCTCTCAGGATTTTCCGCTTGTACATCAGCTAGGTAATGAACCGCATAAACGGGATATGTATTTATTCCACTTCCAATTATAAAATGGTTTTTATGATTCTCATCTGCAAATTGTTTTACAGCGGAGAGCCAGGACAAACTTCTTTCATCCCAAGAAGAAACAGAAGCCATAGCTGCGAAGCGGTCTGCCGCTATCACCTCTCCACCTCTGTTGAATGGCGTTTCAAAATTAAACATAAGGAATAAAAAGGCTAAAACAGATAAAACCAGAATTATCCATATTTTAAACTCTTTACTTTTTATATAATTTTTCAAGGTATCTTTTTTATTGGAAATGAGAAAAGATATTATAGTGAATCCTAATCCAACAAAAGTGGCGAGGTAAATAGAACGAGTTTGTGCTAACAAAACAACCCAATACATTATAAAAACATTCGCTAAAGCATATATTCTAATGTAGATACTCGTATTCTTTCTCAAAGTAAAATATATAGAAATTGGTAATAGCTGTGCCAAATAGTCTGAAACAAAATTAGGGTTCCCGATAGTCGTTCTTAAGGCTATTCTTTGAGAAGGGTCTCCATACTTACCAAAGAACAAATCAAAGCCTAAAAACTTGTTCAAAAGCCCATCTATGGCTATAACAGTTCCCGTAACCATAAAAATAAAAAGACCATATTCGATGAATTTAAAATCCTTTCCAAAGCGCGTACTAATTACATACGAAAAAAAAGCAATAAGGACTATGTAGAAGGCTACTCCAGCTGACGTAGGTAGGTAATATTTATTCTCTATGTAAACTGATATCAAAGATAAAAAGGCAGAAATACTGAAAAAAGATAAAAAAATGTGTGGATAAGTGAACTTTATTGAAATAGGTTTAGAAAAGTATTTTAACAAATAATAAATTAAAATAACAACCATGAATAAAGAAAAAACCAAATGTTTTTGAGTGGAATACTCATAAACCAAATTGGGTACCATTAAAAAAGGTATTAAAGCAAACAAAACAAGAAAAATCAATATATCAGTAGGAATTTTTGCCTTCTCTTGCAAATAAATTAACCTCCTTTGTTGTTCGCTGGTTTGTGCGAACCAATTAATCAAAATAGATTTAAAATTCTTCTGGGGGTTTGGTTTGCCGGTTTTCTAAACGATGTTTTTTAATTGTTTTATGGTTTTTAAAAAGGTTTTAGGGGCTTGGGGTTTACCCCAACGTTTGGGTTGGGGGGCCACCCCAACGCCCTATTTTAGACCAAAAAAGTCAATGACTGCGTTTTTAATAATTTCTGCAAAAACATCCACATAGTGCCCATTCGTAAATTCATCTACTACTTGAGGATTACTGATAAATTCCATTTCAAATAAAACTGCGGGACTCCTAGTATAAGCCAAAACAGCGAACTCCGCCGTATGAACGCCCCTAAATTTAACCCCATTTACATTCAAATAACTTCCCAATATATTGGCAAACTTCTCACTTTCATCTAGACTGTTTTCTTTATCCGTTACCCATGTTTCTATAAGATTTTTATCAGTATTCAAATCTAAATTTTCACGGTAGGCTATTCTTCTTGCATACGTGCTTTCTGAAAAATCAAAATAGTAAACCTCTGATCCGTAAACTGAAGAATCTTGAGGATAATCATTCAAGTGTAAACTAATGAATAAATCTGCACCTTTTTCATTAGAAAAAACTGCTCTATCATGTAAATCAACGTATACATCATTTGTCCTAGTCAAATAAACGTTAACACTGTACGGTTTCAAAAGTTCTTGAGCTCTTTTTGCTACTTTTAAAGTAATATCTTTTTCAAAAGTTTGGTTGGGGCCAACTGCTCCCGGATCTATCCCTCCATGACCTGGATCCAAGACTAAAACAGGCAGAGTGATTGTATCTCTAAAAGAAAGGTCTAATATGATTCTATTTTCTTCAATTAATTCTTCCAAATCAGCGGAGTTATTCAGTTTTACTTGTATCCAAACTTCTGTTGGTGAATAGTGATATGCCTTTATGTAATTGATCTTATTGTTGTATTCTTCATAGTAATAAGAATCAGGAATTTCGGCACCTTTTATCTTAATTAAATATCCGGATTTATTAACTAACGGGTATATTCCAACATCTTCAGGGCTTGAAGAAAGCTCTATTATTATTCTGGCATCAGTTTTCTGTATGATCGTTTTTATTGAACTTACTTGAGTTAGTGGCAGATTCAAGTAAACAGCAGAATCATTAGAAAAGAGTTCTAAGTTGATCAACTTCGCTATCAACTCTGTAGTTAAATAAATTTCTCCATCAATCACTTTTAGATCATTTGGATAGAAACGAATAGATTCGGTGCTGTTAATAATTGCTAAACTATTCTGGGGAAAAATAAAAACGTTCCATTTGCTGTCTTTTACGTAAATCAAAGTATCGTTATATACATCTAAAGTTCTTCCACTCTTTTCAGAAATGACTTTTAAACTAACATATAGATTTTCTCCATCTTCAAAATAGTAAGCCGGATCTACCTCTCTCCATTGAAAATAAAGCGTTTTTGCAAAGGTAGTAAAAGAGAGAAATAAAAAGCCAAAAATTATTAACCGCTGAATTACCCTTTTACTCATCTTTTTATCCCCCTTGATTGATCAGTTAAAATTTCTAATATCTTTTCTGCAATATCGTAATTTGGAAGAACAAAATCCGCATAACCTTCTTGGGCAACAATTTTTGGCATTCCATAAACCACGGAAGTTTCTTTCGACTCTGCTATAACCTTTCCACCGTAATGTTTAACTTTAAATACCCCTTTCGCACCGTCTCTTCCCATTCCTGTCAGAATAACTGCCAATGAGTTTTCTTTAAAAATTTCAGCAGCCAGATCAAAAGTGAAATCAGCAGAAGGTCGTACATTATTAATTTTATCGCTTTTATCTAAAAACAACTTTATTTTATGATCCTCCTGTTTTAAACCTAAATGAAAATCCCCGGGAGCAATGTATACAACATTCTTTTGTAAAAATTCACCATCTTGGGCTTCTTTAACCTTTAAATTTGAAATTTTATCCAATCTATAAGCTAAAGAAGCTGTGAAACCTGCCGGCATGTGTTGAACAATAATTATAGGAACATTCAAATTTTCAGGTAGTTGCGGAATTATAACATCTAAAGAACGAGGACCTCCTGTTGAACTTGCTATCAACACAACTTTTTCTCCCAATATATTTACTCTTGCACTTTTCTTTATCTTCTTGCTTCCAACAAAATGGATACTTTTCAATTTTTCGATAGAGACATTCATACTTTCTCTTATCTTTCTCAGCAATTCATCTTGAACGTCTCTTATAGTCCAAGAGGTACTTCCAGCCGGTTTTTGAATGAAATCAAAAGCTCCCTTTTCTAAACATTCTATTGTAATAGAGGCTTCTTTTGAAGTCAAACTACTTACCATAATAACCCTTGTTGGAGATTTTAACATTATCTCACTTAAAGCATCAAGCCCGTTTTTTTTAGGCATTTCAACATCTAAAGTAATCACGTCTGGATTTAAAGACAAAGCTTTTTCTACCGCTTCAATTCCATCTTTGGCTAATCCAACTACTTTCATGTCAGGTTCCTTGTCTATAATATCTTTTAGAACCATTCGCATGAAAGCAGAGTCATCAACTATTAAGACCTTTATCTGATCCAAGCATTTTCCTCCTCATTATTTTTCTCTTTTTTTATATATAAAGCCACATAAATTCAACAAAAGCAAAAAAACTATTGCTAAAATTATACCATATTTAGGGCTTAGATTGAAAAAAGAATGACCAAATATAATTATTCCAATCGCAACAGCGAAGATAGAAGTTATAAAAACCGATGCAGCAGAAACATCTTTGATTATCTTTACCGAAGAGCTATAAAAAGGATGAAGAAAATCCAACAGTTTCTCTGCTACGGTATTCACTGTTTCCATAATCAACACTAGCATAACTGTGAATATTAAAAGTATAAACTCAACTTCAGTTAAGTTGGCAAAAATAGCAACAATTAACACTATTAACCCTATTAAACTTTGTATTCTAAAGTTTCTTTGAGATTTATAAATTTCGATGAGCCCTTTCAAAGCATAAGAAAAACTACTTTTTAGACTCCTGTTTTCATTATTTCTATTCATAACCTTTCCCTAATTTTTTATACATTTTAGTTGACTCTAACGGATACCTTTTTTTGCATAAATCATAACCAATTTTGATGGCTTTTTCATCAATCTCTATGTAATTTTTTGATACGTTCGATTTGACTTCTTCTATAAGACTTTCCAAACTTATTATCTGAGTTACTGAGCAAAGAACCCCTAACCCTATCATATTTGCCACATTTTTGTTTGATAATTCTTCTATAGCTATTTGTGAAGCTGGAACTTTGATTATTTTTTTGGTGATTCTTTCTACATACTGGGGTATATTTTCAACAAATTTTTCATCGTAGAATAAAATACCATTTCTTTTGAGATTCCCAATATGATTTAAACCAACATTATGCATCAAATACAATATATCAAAATTTTTAGCCTCGGGATAATCTATAGGTTCTTGATCAAAGAGCACATCACAATAAGAAAGTCCACCTCTCACCTGTGCACCATAATGTTGAGATTGAACAACCCAAAATCCTTCTTTTACCAGTGCTTTTGCAAATATTATTCCCATTAAGATGTTACCTTGACCGGCTTCTCCGCTGAATCTCACCGAATTAGGTGTACTTATTAAACTACTCATTTCGGTGATACCTCCTGTGAAACCAATTTTTTCCTTAATTTTTCATACCTATCAATGTAGCCTTCTTTTTCAACATTCAGAAATTCACCTATTATTATCTTATCTTTCAAGTCATTTTCATTCATACTTTTGGCTTTGCTCAACATAACAGAGTTATCTTTGAAATATTGCAACATTTGAGTGGGGCTTGTCATTTTGTTGTATCTTCCATAATAAGTATGACAATTTGTGACTATCTCAACAACTGACATACCTTTGTGTTTTAAGGCGTTTTCTATGTATTTAACTGATAACATGTAATGAAAAACGGTGGATCTAGCGACGTAAGTGGCACCAGAAGTTATTGCAAGATTAACTGCATCAAAATTGTTTTCTAAATTCCCATAAGGAGAAGTTGAAGCATAGGTTCCAGTAGGAGTTTCAGGGGAATATTGTCCGCCTGTCATGCCATAAATAGAATTGTTGAAGATAATAACTGTTAGATCCATATTTCTACGGCAAGCATGAATGAAATGATTTCCACCTATTGCTAGTATATCTCCATCTCCTCCCATTACTACCACATCAAACTCTGGTTTTGCTAATTTAACTCCAGTTGCAAAGGCAACAGCTCTTCCATGGAGTGTGTGCATAGTGTTAAAATCAAGGTACCCAGTCACTCTTGAAGAACATCCTATTCCCGATATAACTGCCACCTTGTTTTTATCTAAACTTAAATTATCCACCGCTTCCACAAAATTTTTCATTATTATTCCATTACCACATCCGGGACACCACACATGAGTCATTCTGTCTTTTCTTAAATACTTAAAATATCTCTCTACAGGCATTTTATCCCACCTTTCAATTTTGCTATTTGATTTTGATCATTCGATAATTTTTGTTTGTATGTTGCACGTATTAAAAAACAATTGTGTTAGACTATCCGGATAGCCTTCTCTATAATAAACCTTCTTGATGCCGGCATTTATTATCAACCTGGCACATACGGAACAAGGTTGATGCGTGATATAAATTGATGCGTTATCAGTACTAATCCCAAATTTAGCGGCTTGCATCAAGGCATTTTGTTCTGCATGAAGACCGTAACAAATTTCTTGGTTTTCCCCACTTTTTATACCTAAGTCGTCTCTTATACAACCTATATCATCGCAGTGAGGAAAACCAGATGGTGGTTGATTGTAACCAGTCGCTAAGATCCTTTTTTCTTTTACTATTACGGCTCCAACCTTTCTATGCAAACAGGTAGACCTTTTACTTACCAAATCCGCCACTTCCATAAAATATTTGTCCCAGTCTTTCCTTCCTTTGAATAAATTGGGATCATTAAAATTTTTATTTTTCAAATAACTTTCAACTTCGTCCTTCTTACCCAAGAAAAAGCCTCCCTTAAATTGAAGATACCTCTAATAACTTCTCAAAAACATACCTTGAAAAATTTAAGCCTTTTGTAGTTAATTTAATAGAATCATCAATAGATATATACCCGTCCAAATTATTTTTTGTTTGATTTAAGACATTATCAACCAAACTTTTAGAAAACCTTTTTACCAAAGAGTCATAAGTTATTCCTCTTGTTAGTCTCAAAGACATAAAAAGAGTCTCTAACAATTCAGTAAACTCATCATTCACATTTTTTGTATCGTATGGAAGTTCATCATCATTTAATTTTGTAATATACGCTTTAACATCTGAGGTATTCACATATCTCTCGTTGTTGATATGCCCTCCTGCAGAAACCCCAAATCCTACATAATCTAAGTTATACCAATAAAATTGATTGTGAATACATTCTTTGTTGGGTAGGGACCAACTTGAAATTTCATATCTGTTATATTCTAATTTTTCCAATTGATCATAGATATAATCAAGAAGTTCATCTACTAAGTCATCTTCCGGAAGTTTCATTTCCTTGATTTCAAGAAAATGTTTTAAAGGAGTATTGTGTGAAGAATCCAATAAATAATAAGAAATATGAGAGGGTTTCATCTTTTCTATAAACTCTAAATTACTATTAACCGTCTCAAAATTTTCATAAGGTAATCCAAGAATAAAATCCACATTTATATTATCATAAAAAGATGCCAAAAGTTCATAAGATTTTAACCCTTTATTAAAATCATGGGCTCTGCCCACGGTTTTTAATATCTTATCAGAAGTACTTTGGAACCCTATAGATATTCTGTTAATCCCAATTTCCTTGTAAAGTTGCACTTTTTTCTCATCAACACTTTCGGGATTTACCTCTATCGTGAATTCCTCTAAATTAGATAGATCCATATGTCCTTGTAATGTACGAAAGGTTTGTAAAATAAATTCTTCCTCAACAAAGGATGGGGTTCCACCTCCAAAATAAACCGTTCTAACCTTCCTATCTTTTAATTTTTCACCTTTCAAAGCGATTTCTTTGTATAATGCGTTAAAATATTCTTCTTTTAAGGAAAAATCAGTTGTAGACACATAATCACAATAAAGGCATCTCTTCACACAAAAAGGTATGTGTAAATATACTGCAATATAATTAGAATTCAAAAAACAAACTTCCTCCTTTTTCGTTGAACGAAAAAAGTAGAGGCAACTTAAGATTTTCATTATAAAGATAAAATTCGTAAAAAAAGTCTTGACCAAAAGCTATTCTTGTACCAAGATGCAACTGTTGACCGAATACATTCATAGGAATTGAGAATCCAATATTTGGATACCATTTTTGTTGTATCAGTGATGCTCCTATGTCTATCGTATCGACATAGTAACTATCTAGGTTAACAAGAGGAATATTTAAATACAAACCATTTGAATAACCTAAACTAATAGGTATTTCTACAGGCCTAAATATTTGAGCTTTTACTTTAAATAGATTCATATTTTTATTGTTAAAAAGAAATAGATTTCCTATAGCATATGAAGGGGCATTGAACTTAGCTTGAATGAAGTTATATATATCGTGGTCGACATTTTTAACCTCAACTCTTTGAAAATTTTTTACTGTCAAAACTCCTAAAAAATTATTTTCAAGTTTGTACTCATATCCCACACCAAATTCACTGTTGTATACTGGTACATTCACAAACATTTTAAAAAAAGATTCTCCACTTTTCAATTTTATCGTCCTGTTAAAGATTTTATTTTCTATATATAAAGAGTTGTAATCGGAATAACCGATCTCTAATCCAAAATCTTCAAAAGATGACGTGGACAGTGAAAAGGTTGCTCCTTTATTCTCTATCTCTGGTTCAAAAGGAGTGTAACCTACATAAGATAAGATTACTGTCGAAATAAACATAAAAAACCAGATAAAATACAATTTTCTCAAGGTTCATCACCTCGTGGTGATTATCAATTATCTTCAAGTAATTCTTTGAGTATTTCGTTTGTTTTTTGGGGGTTAGCTTTACCTTTCGTCTCTTTCATAACTTGGCCGACAAAAAATCCCAACAGCTTCTTTTTCCCATTTTTATATTTTTCAACACTATCGGTATTTTCTTTTAAGACATTTTCAATTATTTTTCTTAGTTCATCTTCGTTTTCTATTTGCTTTAAACCTTTCTTTTCAACAATCTGTTTAGGGCTATCACCCGTTCTATACATCTCGGGAAATATATCTTTGGCGATCTTTGTTGAAATTGTATTCGTATCTAAAAGCATTTTTAATTCTGCAAAATGTTCGGGTTTAATTTTTACAGTTTCAATACTATCCTCATTTTCTTTCATCTCTCTTAATAACTCAGTTAAGATAAAATTACTAACAAATTTGGCATCCTTAGCCAATTCTACACATCTTTCATAATAATCAGCTAACTCTTTGTCTGAAGAGAGAATTTGTGCATCATATTCAGGTATATTGTACTGTGAAACAAACCTTTTAGCTTTCTCTTCTGGCATTTCCGGAATGAGTTTTCTAACGGTTTCAATAAGTTCATCGTTCAGAATCAGTATAGGGAGATCTGGTTCGGGAAAATACCTGTAGTCCATTTCCTCTTCTTTTGTTCTCATTGAAAATGTCTCTTTTTTGTTGGCATCCCAACCTCTCGTTTCTTGTATTAACTCTCCACCTTTTTCTAAATTATTGATAATTCTATCTCTTTCATATTCTAACGCTTTTTCTACAAATTTGAATGAGTTTATATTCTTAATCTCTACCCTTTTACTTATTTCTTTGTTTTCTTGGTTGAGAATAGAAATATTTGCATCACATCTCAAGGCTCCTTTTTCCATATCACCCGTTGAAACATCAGCGTACCTAAGCAAATTTCTCAATTTCTCCATAAAAATCCTTGCCTGTTTAGGAGTCTCAATATCCGGTTCTGTTACAATCTCTAAAAGAGGTATACCTGCTCTATTAAAATCTATTAAACTTTCTTGAGCAGAGGAAATTTGATCACCTTCATGAAGCATCTTAGCGGTGTCTTCTTCCAAATGCATCCTTCTTATTCTTATCTTTTTGCCTTCAACGTCGATGTATCCACCACTTACTATGGGATGAAAATATTGTGTAATTTGATAACCTTTTGGCAAATCAGGGTAAAAATAATTCTTTCTATCAAACCTAGAAAACTTATTTATCTGCCCATTTAGTATTAATCCAGTTTTTATCGCAAGTTTAAGCGCTTCTTCGTTTAATACCGGCAATGTTCCAGGTTGCCCCGTACACACTGGGCAAATATTAATATTCGGCTCAGCTTCAAAATGTTCTGTACTGCATGAACAAAAGGCTTTAGATTTTGTTAGTAATTGGGCGTGTATTTCCAATCCTATAATGGTTTTATACATAATTTTTCAACTCCCTAGGGGTCTCTTTAAAGAAATTGTCTGCTATAGTTAATAGTTCCTCATCTTTCATGTAGCGACCAATGAATTGTATACCAAAAGGTAACCCTTGGACATCACCAAAGGGAATACTTATGGCAGGTGACCCAGTTAAATTCGCAGGAATTGTAAAAATATCCATTAAATAATAGTCTAAAGGTTTTAACTTTTCCCCTATCTTTGGTGGAAGAACAGGAGATGTGGGGGTCATTATCAAATGATAATCATTCAAAATTTCCTTCATTTTGTTACTCAACAATTTTCTTACTTTTGAGGCCTTTGAGTAATATTGATCATAATAAAGAGAAGAAAGGTTAAAAGTCCCCATCATTATTCTCCTTTTTACCTCTATTCCTAAGCCACCCTCTCTGGTAGCTTTATACATTTTATTTAAACCTAAGGCATGGTTCCTCAATCCGTATTTGACTCCATCGTATCTTGAAAGATTGGATGAGGCTTCAGCAGGAGCTATTATATAATAAATAGCTACTGAATATTCCAGTTCTGGTATATCTTTTATATCAACTTTTGCTCCTTTGCTTCTCAAAAAGTTAATAACCCTTTCAAATTGTTTTATTACATTATCATCTGCATTTTCATGGTAAACAACCTTTGGAATGCAAATTTTAGTTTGGGATAAATCAATATCTACATTTTTTACGAGATCTTTATCGTGCTCCAATGTGGTTGAATCCTTGGGATCTTTTCCTTTCATAATTTCTGTAACCGTTCTGACGTCCTTAACATTATTTGCAAAAACACCTATTTGATCCAGCGAAGATGAAAAAGCGGTTAAACCGTATCGTGATATCATACCGTATGACGGCTTAAATCCTACAACACCGCAAAAGGCGGCAGGTTGTCTTACCGATCCTCCTGTATCAGATCCCAAAGAAAATGGAACGTATCCTGCTGCTACCGCTGCAGCTGAACCTCCACTACTACCCCCTGGAACTCGTTTCAAATCCTTAGGATTTTTTACAGGCCCAAAGGCTGAATGTTCATTGGTATTACCCATGGCAAACTCGTCCATATTAGTTTTTCCTACTACTGTAAAACCTGCTTTTAAAAGTTTTTCAACGGCAGTTGCGGTGTAAGGGGAACTATAATTTTCAAGGATTTTAGAACCGTTTGTTGTTTTTGTACCTTCAACTAAAATGTTATCCTTGACCAAGAAAGGTATGCCAAAGTAATTGCCATCTTTGTTGCCTTCTACCTTTTCTATTCTTAAAACCGAATTTATTTCTTTATCTCTTTCATAAATCCTTTTGATACTTTCTTCTATAACATTTTTACCAACCAAATCGTCTAGGGTCAAATATATCACCTCAAAAAAGAGTTTTAATTAAAATATGTAATATCTAAAATCGAATATCAAAAGTAAAATAAAACTTGCAATAATTAATCCGTAAGACAAGTAAGAAAGCGTTCTCCATGTTTGGTAACTCCTCTTCG
This window contains:
- a CDS encoding O-antigen ligase family protein — protein: MQEKAKIPTDILIFLVLFALIPFLMVPNLVYEYSTQKHLVFSLFMVVILIYYLLKYFSKPISIKFTYPHIFLSFFSISAFLSLISVYIENKYYLPTSAGVAFYIVLIAFFSYVISTRFGKDFKFIEYGLFIFMVTGTVIAIDGLLNKFLGFDLFFGKYGDPSQRIALRTTIGNPNFVSDYLAQLLPISIYFTLRKNTSIYIRIYALANVFIMYWVVLLAQTRSIYLATFVGLGFTIISFLISNKKDTLKNYIKSKEFKIWIILVLSVLAFLFLMFNFETPFNRGGEVIAADRFAAMASVSSWDERSLSWLSAVKQFADENHKNHFIIGSGINTYPVYAVHYLADVQAENPERFLYAWNNFKRAHNDYLQVLGETGILGFSSILLMLVSLMVIYFKVLKLEKDDDNKSLLFPLFGWSAAVMAIHAFTEFAFHMHPNLILSVFILSSAVSEQFNSHVKSFNIKNSQVVIIPLVLVGIVASYYKINEVTSEAFFVKGNREYNSMVSLINATESQIPNIISQLEAQKSSLQKQLMNYTPGSVNFQRITQSINQIDTQIEDYKNMQLSYENRAEQSYKNAFEYFQKSLKWNPNFGKSAFYLSQLLTSSIRQNSLTYEDLPKIFEKEIDGYDFMIEEFEGAMDLMPFPDNILRDTVEPIYSSDLNNNAKQITLKIQTLYDGINQLEYSYLSFNEKNAYRLIGRIYYNIVILYEQLKDYIPLDKLKTVEKLQDEAYNNFHHWEQQAIYILPGGWNRFPEWEDVYYEYLLLTVRLINIYPQDELINKIVFITQKEGEADYYMAQKSRGIPDSSLKLLSELYSTLRDENLKNQLVENIVSNYKAVYNYYKSLKEEGSPNYSRYQDRIESFFSDYEFFTRRMVK
- a CDS encoding N-acetylmuramoyl-L-alanine amidase family protein — protein: MSKRVIQRLIIFGFLFLSFTTFAKTLYFQWREVDPAYYFEDGENLYVSLKVISEKSGRTLDVYNDTLIYVKDSKWNVFIFPQNSLAIINSTESIRFYPNDLKVIDGEIYLTTELIAKLINLELFSNDSAVYLNLPLTQVSSIKTIIQKTDARIIIELSSSPEDVGIYPLVNKSGYLIKIKGAEIPDSYYYEEYNNKINYIKAYHYSPTEVWIQVKLNNSADLEELIEENRIILDLSFRDTITLPVLVLDPGHGGIDPGAVGPNQTFEKDITLKVAKRAQELLKPYSVNVYLTRTNDVYVDLHDRAVFSNEKGADLFISLHLNDYPQDSSVYGSEVYYFDFSESTYARRIAYRENLDLNTDKNLIETWVTDKENSLDESEKFANILGSYLNVNGVKFRGVHTAEFAVLAYTRSPAVLFEMEFISNPQVVDEFTNGHYVDVFAEIIKNAVIDFFGLK
- a CDS encoding protein-glutamate methylesterase/protein-glutamine glutaminase; translated protein: MRMVLKDIIDKEPDMKVVGLAKDGIEAVEKALSLNPDVITLDVEMPKKNGLDALSEIMLKSPTRVIMVSSLTSKEASITIECLEKGAFDFIQKPAGSTSWTIRDVQDELLRKIRESMNVSIEKLKSIHFVGSKKIKKSARVNILGEKVVLIASSTGGPRSLDVIIPQLPENLNVPIIIVQHMPAGFTASLAYRLDKISNLKVKEAQDGEFLQKNVVYIAPGDFHLGLKQEDHKIKLFLDKSDKINNVRPSADFTFDLAAEIFKENSLAVILTGMGRDGAKGVFKVKHYGGKVIAESKETSVVYGMPKIVAQEGYADFVLPNYDIAEKILEILTDQSRGIKR
- a CDS encoding diacylglycerol kinase family protein, with protein sequence MNRNNENRSLKSSFSYALKGLIEIYKSQRNFRIQSLIGLIVLIVAIFANLTEVEFILLIFTVMLVLIMETVNTVAEKLLDFLHPFYSSSVKIIKDVSAASVFITSIFAVAIGIIIFGHSFFNLSPKYGIILAIVFLLLLNLCGFIYKKREK
- a CDS encoding 2-oxoacid:acceptor oxidoreductase family protein, which gives rise to MSSLISTPNSVRFSGEAGQGNILMGIIFAKALVKEGFWVVQSQHYGAQVRGGLSYCDVLFDQEPIDYPEAKNFDILYLMHNVGLNHIGNLKRNGILFYDEKFVENIPQYVERITKKIIKVPASQIAIEELSNKNVANMIGLGVLCSVTQIISLESLIEEVKSNVSKNYIEIDEKAIKIGYDLCKKRYPLESTKMYKKLGKGYE
- a CDS encoding 2-oxoacid:ferredoxin oxidoreductase subunit beta; the encoded protein is MPVERYFKYLRKDRMTHVWCPGCGNGIIMKNFVEAVDNLSLDKNKVAVISGIGCSSRVTGYLDFNTMHTLHGRAVAFATGVKLAKPEFDVVVMGGDGDILAIGGNHFIHACRRNMDLTVIIFNNSIYGMTGGQYSPETPTGTYASTSPYGNLENNFDAVNLAITSGATYVARSTVFHYMLSVKYIENALKHKGMSVVEIVTNCHTYYGRYNKMTSPTQMLQYFKDNSVMLSKAKSMNENDLKDKIIIGEFLNVEKEGYIDRYEKLRKKLVSQEVSPK
- a CDS encoding deoxycytidylate deaminase; this translates as MGKKDEVESYLKNKNFNDPNLFKGRKDWDKYFMEVADLVSKRSTCLHRKVGAVIVKEKRILATGYNQPPSGFPHCDDIGCIRDDLGIKSGENQEICYGLHAEQNALMQAAKFGISTDNASIYITHQPCSVCARLIINAGIKKVYYREGYPDSLTQLFFNTCNIQTKIIE
- the hemW gene encoding radical SAM family heme chaperone HemW is translated as MNSNYIAVYLHIPFCVKRCLYCDYVSTTDFSLKEEYFNALYKEIALKGEKLKDRKVRTVYFGGGTPSFVEEEFILQTFRTLQGHMDLSNLEEFTIEVNPESVDEKKVQLYKEIGINRISIGFQSTSDKILKTVGRAHDFNKGLKSYELLASFYDNINVDFILGLPYENFETVNSNLEFIEKMKPSHISYYLLDSSHNTPLKHFLEIKEMKLPEDDLVDELLDYIYDQLEKLEYNRYEISSWSLPNKECIHNQFYWYNLDYVGFGVSAGGHINNERYVNTSDVKAYITKLNDDELPYDTKNVNDEFTELLETLFMSLRLTRGITYDSLVKRFSKSLVDNVLNQTKNNLDGYISIDDSIKLTTKGLNFSRYVFEKLLEVSSI
- the gatB gene encoding Asp-tRNA(Asn)/Glu-tRNA(Gln) amidotransferase subunit GatB, producing MMYKTIIGLEIHAQLLTKSKAFCSCSTEHFEAEPNINICPVCTGQPGTLPVLNEEALKLAIKTGLILNGQINKFSRFDRKNYFYPDLPKGYQITQYFHPIVSGGYIDVEGKKIRIRRMHLEEDTAKMLHEGDQISSAQESLIDFNRAGIPLLEIVTEPDIETPKQARIFMEKLRNLLRYADVSTGDMEKGALRCDANISILNQENKEISKRVEIKNINSFKFVEKALEYERDRIINNLEKGGELIQETRGWDANKKETFSMRTKEEEMDYRYFPEPDLPILILNDELIETVRKLIPEMPEEKAKRFVSQYNIPEYDAQILSSDKELADYYERCVELAKDAKFVSNFILTELLREMKENEDSIETVKIKPEHFAELKMLLDTNTISTKIAKDIFPEMYRTGDSPKQIVEKKGLKQIENEDELRKIIENVLKENTDSVEKYKNGKKKLLGFFVGQVMKETKGKANPQKTNEILKELLEDN